From the Solanum lycopersicum chromosome 10, SLM_r2.1 genome, one window contains:
- the LOC109121285 gene encoding replication protein A 70 kDa DNA-binding subunit D-like — MAYSLLSDLEATRDDWLIRVRVCRQWDFINFKRSPEMISLDMILIDEKGTLMHAIIWKNQLNKFGDKLSEGFAVIIRIFKVSSLTGDYKPVQSNFKITFLQKTAIQKLQDDIVYIPKNGFQFIQPEVIRSRINNNILLSDDLTIKARITLWEDHGESFYPYVYPNDFGPYIVIITARTVKELRGELTFAITAASKIYVNLKMDNITALLHKFSKKSVHIVTIASGNSSIVPNAQDMFENWMTVAELLDSE; from the exons ATGGCCTATTCACTTCTTTCTGATTTGGAGGCTACTCGCGATGACTGGCTGATTAGAGTCCGAGTCTGTCGGCAGTGggattttattaatttcaagCGCAGCCCAGAAATGATAAGCCTTGACATGATACTAATTGATGAAAAG GGAACTTTGATGCACGCAATAATATGGAAGAACCAACTCAATAAGTTTGGTGATAAGTTGAGTGAAGGATTTGCAGTCATTATTAGAATCTTCAAAGTTTCATCATTAACCGGTGACTACAAACCAGTACAGTCGAActttaaaataacatttttgcaGAAAACTGCCATCCAAAAACTACAAGATGATATTGTCTATATCCCTAAGAATGGTTTTCAGTTTATTCAACCAGAAGTTATTCGCTCAAGgatcaacaacaacattctACTGTCAG ATGATCTGACTATCAAAGCAAGGATAACTTTGTGGGAGGACCATGGCGAATCATTTTACCCCTATGTATATCCCAACGACTTTGGACCCTACATTGTCATTATCACTGCTAGAACAGTCAAAGAATTAAGAG GCGAACTAACTTTTGCCATCACCGCTGCAAGTAAAATTTATGTCAATCTTAAAATGGACAACATCACCGCCTTGCTTCATAAATTCTCAAAGAAATCAGTTCATATTGTAACTATTGCGAGTGGAAACTCAAGTATAGTTCCCAATGCACAAGATATGTTTGAAAACTGGATGACTGTTGCAGAATTATTAGATTCTGAATAG